In Streptomyces ambofaciens ATCC 23877, a single genomic region encodes these proteins:
- a CDS encoding GlcG/HbpS family heme-binding protein, which translates to MSTTAVAPLTIQDAEALVTAAHRAAEAAGVVVSVTVLDAGGHLLAFRRDDRAVLISGETSTRKAYTALQLNAATADLVDAVQPGGLFHTLPTALDRPLLFIAGGVPVHRDGRLIGAVGVGGGAPEQDHSFATAAVTALV; encoded by the coding sequence ATGAGCACCACCGCCGTCGCCCCGCTGACCATCCAGGACGCCGAGGCCCTGGTCACCGCGGCCCACCGCGCCGCCGAGGCCGCCGGGGTCGTCGTCAGCGTCACCGTCCTCGACGCGGGCGGTCACCTCCTCGCCTTCCGGCGCGACGACCGGGCCGTGCTGATCTCCGGGGAGACCAGCACCCGCAAGGCCTACACGGCGCTGCAGCTGAACGCCGCCACCGCCGACCTGGTCGACGCCGTCCAGCCCGGAGGTCTCTTCCACACCCTGCCCACCGCGCTCGACCGGCCCCTGCTGTTCATCGCGGGCGGCGTGCCGGTGCACCGCGACGGTCGGCTGATCGGCGCGGTCGGGGTGGGGGGCGGAGCGCCCGAACAGGACCACTCCTTCGCCACCGCCGCCGTGACGGCCCTCGTCTGA
- a CDS encoding MFS transporter, translating into MPLALLALAIGAFGIGTTEFVIMGLLPEVASDYGVSIPTAGFLVTGYALGVMFGAPLMTVLGTKVPRKRMLMLLMGLFIVGNLLSALAPAFSVMLTGRVVASLAHGAFFGIGSVVAADLVAPHKKAGAIAMMFTGLTVANVVGVPLGTLVGQSVGWRVTFALVAALGVVGLAGVAKLVPDVPRAEGVRLRHELAAFKNAQVLLAMAMTVLGFGGVFAAITYIAPMMTHVAGFADGSVTWLLVLFGIGMIGGNLVGGKFADRALMPMLYVSLGALAVVLALFTLTAHNKVASAVTIVLIGALGFATVPPLQKRVLDHAHGAPTLASAVNIGAFNLGNALSAWLGGVVIAAGFGYTAPNWVGAVLAGAALVLAFLSAALERRDGASRPAAGSLPTEQPAVAHH; encoded by the coding sequence ATGCCTCTCGCGCTTCTGGCCCTCGCGATCGGGGCCTTCGGGATCGGAACGACCGAGTTCGTGATCATGGGTTTGCTGCCCGAGGTCGCGAGCGACTACGGGGTCTCCATCCCCACCGCCGGCTTCCTGGTGACCGGATACGCGCTCGGCGTCATGTTCGGCGCGCCGCTGATGACCGTGCTCGGCACCAAGGTCCCGCGCAAGCGGATGCTGATGCTCCTGATGGGTCTGTTCATCGTCGGCAACCTGCTCTCCGCCCTCGCCCCCGCCTTCTCCGTCATGCTGACCGGCCGTGTGGTCGCCTCGCTCGCCCACGGTGCCTTCTTCGGCATCGGCTCGGTGGTCGCGGCCGATCTGGTCGCCCCGCACAAGAAGGCGGGCGCGATCGCGATGATGTTCACCGGGCTGACCGTCGCCAATGTCGTCGGTGTTCCGCTGGGAACGCTGGTCGGGCAGTCCGTCGGCTGGCGCGTCACCTTCGCCCTCGTCGCCGCGCTCGGTGTCGTCGGCCTGGCGGGGGTCGCCAAGCTGGTCCCCGACGTACCGAGGGCGGAGGGTGTGCGGCTGCGGCACGAGCTGGCCGCCTTCAAGAACGCGCAGGTCCTGCTGGCGATGGCCATGACGGTCCTCGGCTTCGGCGGAGTCTTCGCGGCCATCACCTACATCGCGCCGATGATGACCCATGTCGCGGGCTTCGCCGACGGTTCGGTCACCTGGCTGCTGGTCCTCTTCGGGATCGGCATGATCGGGGGCAACCTCGTCGGCGGCAAGTTCGCCGACCGCGCCCTGATGCCCATGCTGTACGTCTCGCTGGGCGCACTGGCCGTCGTGCTCGCTCTGTTCACGCTCACCGCGCACAACAAGGTCGCGTCGGCTGTGACCATCGTCCTGATCGGCGCCCTGGGCTTCGCCACCGTCCCGCCGCTGCAGAAGCGTGTCCTGGACCATGCGCACGGCGCCCCGACCCTGGCGTCGGCCGTGAACATCGGTGCCTTCAACCTCGGCAACGCGCTCTCCGCCTGGCTCGGGGGTGTCGTCATCGCCGCCGGCTTCGGATACACCGCGCCCAACTGGGTCGGTGCCGTGCTCGCCGGGGCGGCTCTGGTCCTCGCCTTCCTCTCGGCCGCGCTCGAACGGCGTGACGGCGCTTCCCGACCGGCCGCGGGCTCCCTGCCCACCGAGCAGCCGGCCGTCGCCCACCACTGA